A genome region from Zootoca vivipara chromosome 11, rZooViv1.1, whole genome shotgun sequence includes the following:
- the GDNF gene encoding glial cell line-derived neurotrophic factor isoform X1 — protein sequence MLGIEAGTSSAFRCSATEPWSSVDGINREDANANVMSLSCLPGSCAGRKSKMKLWDVVAVCMLLLNTISTFPLPDGQTRSVLEGTEDDHTSNRLLTPYAGQMDSNISEDYPKRLGDVEDFIQATIKILKRSPDKPTPYSSKKERNRQRAAKNNNNSSSRKGRRDPKGRNRDCVLTEMHLNVTDLGLGYNTKEELIFRYCSGSCESAVTVYDQILNNLTQNRKLASDKIRPQPCCRPIAYDDDVSFLDDDLSTYHILKKHSAKRCGCV from the exons atgctgggcattGAAGCTGGAACTTCCTCTGCattcagatgctctgccactgagccatggagCAGTGTGGATGGGATCAACAGAGAAGATGCAAACGCTAATGTCATGTCTCTCTCCTGTTTGCCAGGGTCCTGTGCTGGAAGGAAATCTAAGATGAAGTTATGGGATGTGGTTGCTGTCTGCATGTTGCTACTCAACACAATCTCCACCTTTCCTCTTCCTGATGGCCAGACCCGCTCAGTGCTAGAGGGAACTGAAGACGATCACACCTCCAACCGGCTGCTGACTCCCTATGCTGGCCAAATGGACT CTAATATTTCTGAGGATTATCCCAAGCGGCTTGGTGACGTAGAAGATTTCATTCAAGCCACTATCAAAATCCTGAAGAGGTCACCAGATAAACCAACGCCGTATAGCtctaaaaaggaaagaaaccgTCAACGTGCAGCAAAGAACAATAATAattccagcagcagaaaaggacgGAGAGATCCGAAGGGAAGAAACCGGGATTGTGTCTTAACTGAGATGCACTTAAATGTGACTGACTTGGGCTTGGGATACAACACCAAAGAAGAGTTGATTTTCCGGTATTGTAGTGGTTCCTGCGAGTCCGCTGTAACCGTGTATGACCAAATTTTAAACAATTTAACCCAAAACAGAAAGTTGGCCAGTGACAAAATCAGACCACAGCCTTGCTGCAGACCCATTGCATACGATGATGATGTTTCGTTTTTGGATGATGACCTATCAACTTATCACATACTGAAAAAACATTCCGCGAAAAGATGTGGGTGTGTCTGA
- the GDNF gene encoding glial cell line-derived neurotrophic factor isoform X2: MKLWDVVAVCMLLLNTISTFPLPDGQTRSVLEGTEDDHTSNRLLTPYAGQMDSNISEDYPKRLGDVEDFIQATIKILKRSPDKPTPYSSKKERNRQRAAKNNNNSSSRKGRRDPKGRNRDCVLTEMHLNVTDLGLGYNTKEELIFRYCSGSCESAVTVYDQILNNLTQNRKLASDKIRPQPCCRPIAYDDDVSFLDDDLSTYHILKKHSAKRCGCV; this comes from the exons ATGAAGTTATGGGATGTGGTTGCTGTCTGCATGTTGCTACTCAACACAATCTCCACCTTTCCTCTTCCTGATGGCCAGACCCGCTCAGTGCTAGAGGGAACTGAAGACGATCACACCTCCAACCGGCTGCTGACTCCCTATGCTGGCCAAATGGACT CTAATATTTCTGAGGATTATCCCAAGCGGCTTGGTGACGTAGAAGATTTCATTCAAGCCACTATCAAAATCCTGAAGAGGTCACCAGATAAACCAACGCCGTATAGCtctaaaaaggaaagaaaccgTCAACGTGCAGCAAAGAACAATAATAattccagcagcagaaaaggacgGAGAGATCCGAAGGGAAGAAACCGGGATTGTGTCTTAACTGAGATGCACTTAAATGTGACTGACTTGGGCTTGGGATACAACACCAAAGAAGAGTTGATTTTCCGGTATTGTAGTGGTTCCTGCGAGTCCGCTGTAACCGTGTATGACCAAATTTTAAACAATTTAACCCAAAACAGAAAGTTGGCCAGTGACAAAATCAGACCACAGCCTTGCTGCAGACCCATTGCATACGATGATGATGTTTCGTTTTTGGATGATGACCTATCAACTTATCACATACTGAAAAAACATTCCGCGAAAAGATGTGGGTGTGTCTGA